In Streptosporangiales bacterium, the following proteins share a genomic window:
- a CDS encoding aldehyde dehydrogenase family protein, producing MPNDARDVKRYGLFVDNAWVEPSSGSFVDVEDPYTCQTWAQVPDASAADVDAAVASARKAFTSGPWSETIAPERARVLRRFGDLLADHAEELAEIQVRENGKLAREMVGQMRLLPDHFHYYAGLAQTHGGRTNPVHLPGMMNYTVREPLGVVAAVTPWNSPILLLAWKLGPALAAGNTVVAKPSEITPVSTLRLAELAVEAGLPPGVFNVVTGLADPAGRALSEHPGVDKIAVTGSTATGRAIARSAGATLTRTSLELGGKSPNIVFADADLDIAMNGLVAGIFGASGQSCMAGSRILVEASIYDEVVEKLGERAKAIRLGDPRSDDTEMGTIASPAQFDKVLRYFDIARGEGARLVAGGRRATGPGLDQGLFVEPTVFADVTNDMRIAREEVFGPVASVLRFESEDEALAIANDTEFGLAAGVWTLNLPRAHRMASALRAGTVWVNNYRKTSYLTPFGGFDQSGIGRENGPDALDEYTEEKSVWIDVGQGVKDPFNPRA from the coding sequence ATGCCGAATGATGCACGGGACGTGAAGCGCTACGGGCTCTTCGTCGACAACGCCTGGGTGGAGCCCTCGTCGGGCTCCTTCGTCGACGTCGAGGACCCGTACACCTGCCAGACGTGGGCCCAGGTGCCGGACGCGAGCGCGGCTGACGTCGACGCCGCCGTCGCGTCGGCGCGCAAGGCGTTCACGTCCGGTCCGTGGTCGGAGACCATCGCTCCTGAACGCGCGCGCGTCCTGCGCAGGTTCGGTGACCTGCTCGCCGACCATGCCGAGGAGCTCGCCGAGATCCAGGTGCGGGAGAACGGCAAGCTGGCGCGCGAGATGGTCGGCCAGATGCGGTTGCTCCCCGACCACTTCCACTACTACGCGGGACTGGCCCAGACCCACGGCGGCCGCACCAACCCCGTGCACCTGCCGGGGATGATGAACTACACCGTCCGCGAACCGCTCGGTGTCGTCGCGGCGGTCACGCCGTGGAACTCCCCGATCCTGCTGCTGGCGTGGAAGCTCGGTCCCGCGCTCGCCGCCGGCAACACCGTCGTCGCGAAGCCGTCCGAGATCACCCCCGTCTCGACGTTGCGACTCGCGGAGCTCGCCGTCGAGGCGGGCCTGCCGCCAGGGGTGTTCAACGTGGTGACCGGGCTCGCCGACCCCGCGGGCCGCGCGCTCTCCGAGCACCCGGGCGTCGACAAGATCGCGGTCACCGGATCGACGGCGACAGGCCGTGCGATCGCGCGGTCGGCCGGCGCGACGCTGACCAGGACGTCGCTGGAGCTCGGTGGCAAGTCGCCCAACATCGTGTTCGCCGACGCGGACCTCGACATCGCCATGAACGGCCTGGTCGCCGGCATCTTCGGTGCGAGCGGGCAGTCGTGCATGGCCGGCTCGCGCATCCTCGTGGAGGCATCCATCTACGACGAGGTCGTCGAGAAGCTGGGCGAGCGGGCGAAGGCGATACGCCTCGGCGACCCCCGTTCCGACGACACCGAGATGGGCACGATCGCGTCGCCCGCCCAGTTCGACAAGGTGCTGCGCTACTTCGACATCGCGCGCGGCGAGGGCGCGCGCCTCGTCGCGGGCGGCCGGCGCGCGACCGGGCCGGGACTCGACCAGGGACTGTTCGTCGAGCCGACCGTGTTCGCCGACGTCACCAACGACATGCGCATCGCTCGCGAGGAGGTCTTCGGGCCGGTCGCCAGCGTCCTGCGGTTCGAGAGCGAGGACGAGGCGCTCGCGATCGCGAACGACACCGAGTTCGGCCTGGCCGCAGGGGTCTGGACCCTCAACCTGCCGCGGGCGCACCGGATGGCGTCGGCCCTGCGAGCCGGCACCGTGTGGGTCAACAACTACCGCAAGACGTCGTACCTCACGCCGTTCGGCGGCTTCGACCAGAGCGGGATCGGCCGGGAGAACGGGCCTGACGCGCTGGACGAGTACACCGAGGAGAAGAGCGTCTGGATCGACGTCGGTCAGGGCGTCAAGGACCCGTTCAACCCGCGAGCCTGA